The following is a genomic window from Candidatus Dormiibacterota bacterium.
TAAGTTATTATATGGAGCTAGAGCTTAAGAATCGAGTAACCCGCCCTTAAAAGGCGCTTAGCCCGGGGCGGGTATTCTAGGGTAGCAGAGGCTCGCGTTGGAAGCCGCTGCTTCACCGTTGGAGTATAGATGCGAAAACTTTCCATCACGGCACTGGCTTTAGGGGCGGCCCTTCTGTGCACGCCGCTCGCGCAAGCCGCGAACGCGCGGTTGCTCGAGACCGGCTCCTCGCTGCTCTACCCGCTGATGAATCTGTGGGTTGCCGATTACCAAAAGGGGCATGGCGTCCAGATTACGACCCAGAGCACCGGTAGCGGCACCGGCATCTCGCAGGCGATTTCGGGCGTTGCCCAGATCGGCGCCTCGGATGCCTATATGTCGGACGGCCAGATGAAGGGCACGCCGATGCTCAACATCCCGCTGGCCATCAGCGCCCAGCAGATCAACTACAATCTCCCCGGGCTCAATAACACCCACTTGCACTTATCCGGCCCCGTCATCGCCGGGATCTACAGCGGTCAGATCAAGTTTTGGGATGACGCCAAAATCAAAGCGTTAAACAAGAACTTCGCGTCGAAGCTGCCGCACCACGAGATCGTTGCGGTACACCGTTCGGACGGCTCGGGCGACACGTTCATCTTCTCGCAGTATCTCTCGTTCTCCACACCGTCGTGGAAGAACGGCCCCGGCTACGGCACCACCATCAGCTGGCCGTCGGTTTCGAATGCGGTCGGCGCGAACGGCAACCCGGGCATGGTGCAGACCTGCCAGAGTACCAAGTACTGCATCGCCTACATCGGCGTGAGCTTCCTGAACGAAACCAACAAGGCCGGCCTCGGTTATGCCGCGCTGCTCAACCGCTCGGGGAACTTCGTGCTCCCGACCGCGGCGACGATCTCGGCTGCGGCCAAGGCTCTTGGGAGCAAGACCCCGCGCGACGAACGCATCTCGCTGGTCTTCGCGCCGGGCGCGCAATCGTATCCGATCATCAACTACGAATACGCGATCGTAAATCCGAAGCAGGCCGACCCCTCGACCCGCGCGGCGCTCAAAGAGTTCCTTTCCTGGACGGTCGACGCCAAGGGCGGCCAGCAGGAGCGATTCCTCTCCAGCGTACATTTCCTACCGCTGCCTGCAGCGATCGTGAAACTCAGCAAGGCCCAGATCGACAAGATCGAGTAATCGGTTTCCGTCGCAACGATTACCCTGGTAAGGCCCGGGGGCGTCGCCCATGACGCCCTCGGGTACGTTGCTTGTTGCAAGGAATCTGCATGATCCAACGCCCGTCTCGACTGCAACGGCCGAACGCGCAATTTGCCCTCAGCGGCCTGACCGGCATTGCTGCACTCACCAG
Proteins encoded in this region:
- the pstS gene encoding phosphate ABC transporter substrate-binding protein PstS translates to MRKLSITALALGAALLCTPLAQAANARLLETGSSLLYPLMNLWVADYQKGHGVQITTQSTGSGTGISQAISGVAQIGASDAYMSDGQMKGTPMLNIPLAISAQQINYNLPGLNNTHLHLSGPVIAGIYSGQIKFWDDAKIKALNKNFASKLPHHEIVAVHRSDGSGDTFIFSQYLSFSTPSWKNGPGYGTTISWPSVSNAVGANGNPGMVQTCQSTKYCIAYIGVSFLNETNKAGLGYAALLNRSGNFVLPTAATISAAAKALGSKTPRDERISLVFAPGAQSYPIINYEYAIVNPKQADPSTRAALKEFLSWTVDAKGGQQERFLSSVHFLPLPAAIVKLSKAQIDKIE